From Drosophila nasuta strain 15112-1781.00 chromosome X, ASM2355853v1, whole genome shotgun sequence, one genomic window encodes:
- the LOC132797273 gene encoding uncharacterized protein LOC132797273 → MRFQGLLQLRRLATAATLRQRQSSHIRTLTDTGTHTHGHTVVRTLASSASPLPELTQITDHVQRGNYATLNDKDVSHFEQLLGKNHVLTEDLDGYNVCFLKRIRGNSKLVLKPGSTEELAAVLKHCNERKLAVVPQGGNTGLVGGSVPICDEIVISLQRMNKVLSVDEVTGIAIVEAGCILENFSLRAQEVGLTVPLDLGAKASCHIGGNVSTNAGGLRVVRYGNLHGSVLGVEAVLANGQVLDLMSNFKKDNTGYHMKNLFIGSEGTLGIITKLSMLCPHESKAVNLAFIGLNSFDDVLKTFVSAKRNLGEILSSCELIDERALNVALEQFKFLNAPISGYPFYMLIETSGSNGAHDEEKLNQFISLGMERDEIRDGTVTGEPGKVQEIWKIREMVPLGLIEKSFCFKYDISLPLRDFYSIVDVMRDRCGDLANVVCGYGHLGDSNLHLNVNCDQLTDEIHKRVEPFVYEYTSKLKGSISAEHGIGFLKKDYLHYSKNPVAIDWMRDMKKMFDPNGILNPYKMLA, encoded by the exons ATGCGTTTCCAGGGTCTCTTGCAATTGCGCAGATTGGCGACCGCTGCCACCCTAAGGCAGAGGCAGAGctcacacatacgcacactcacagacacaggcacacacacacatggacacaCAGTGGTGCGCACTCTGGCGAGCAGCGCATCGCCGTTGCCCGAACTTACACAG ATCACTGATCATGTGCAGCGTGGAAACTATGCGACGCTGAACGACAAGGACGTGTCGCACTTTGAGCAGCTGCTGGGGAAGAATCATGTGCTTACAGAGGATCTCGATGGCTACAACGTGTGCTTCCTGAAGCGCATACGCG GCAACAGCAAGTTGGTGCTGAAACCCGGCAGCACTGAGGAGCTGGCTGCTGTGCTGAAGCATTGCAACGAGCGCAAGTTGGCTGTGGTGCCACAGGGTGGCAACACTGGTCTTGTGGGTGGTTCGGTGCCGATCTGTGATGAGATTGTCATTTCGCTGCAGCGCATGAACAAAGTGCTATCCGTCGATGAGGTGACGGGAATTGCCATCGTCGAGGCTGGCTGCATATTGGAGAACTTCAGTTTGCGGGCTCAGGAAGTGGGTTTGACGGTGCCGCTGGATTTGGGTGCCAAGGCCAGTTGTCACATTGGTGGCAACGTGTCGACAAATGCCGGCGGATTGCGTGTGGTGCGCTATGGCAATCTACACGGTTCCGTGTTGGGTGTCGAGGCGGTGTTGGCCAATGGTCAAGTGCTCGATTTGATGTCGAACTTCAAGAAGGATAACACTGGATATCACATGAAGAATCTGTTCATTGGTTCCGAGGGCACGCTGGGCATTATCACGAAGCTATCGATGCTGTGTCCACACGAATCGAAGGCGGTGAATTTGGCTTTCATTGGTCTGAATTCATTCGACGATGTGCTAAAGACTTTTGTGAGTGCCAAACGCAATCTGGGCGAGATTCTCAGCTCTTGCGAACTGATCGATGAGCGTGCCCTCAACGTGGCGCTGGAGCAGTTCAAGTTCTTGAA CGCCCCCATTTCGGGTTATCCCTTCTATATGCTGATTGAGACATCGGGCAGCAATGGCGCCCACGATGAGGAGAAACTGAACCAATTCATTAGCCTGGGCATGGAGCGTGATGAGATTCGTGATGGCACCGTCACCGGAGAACCCGGCAAAGTGCAGGAGATTTGGAAGATCCGTGAAATGGTTCCACTTGGTCTCATCGAGAAGAGCTTCTGCTTCAAATACGACATCTCGTTGCCATTGCGTGATTTCTACAGCATTGTCGATGTGATGCGTGATCGTTGCGGCGATTTGGCCAACGTCGTTTGTGGTTATGGCCATTTGGGTGATTCCAATCTGCATTTGAATGTCAACTGCGATCAGTTGACCGATGAGATCCACAAGCGTGTCGAACCCTTTGTCTATGAGTACACCTCGAAGCTGAAGGGCAGCATTAGTGCCGAGCATGGCATCGGTTTCCTCAAAAAGGATTATCTGCATTACTCCAAGAATCCGGTGGCCATCGATTGGATGCGTGACATGAAGAAGATGTTCGATCCCAATGGCATTCTTAATCCCTACAAAATGCTTGCCTAA
- the LOC132797300 gene encoding 6-phosphogluconate dehydrogenase, decarboxylating, which produces MSGKADIALIGLAVMGQNLILNMDEKGFVVCAYNRTVSKVTEFLNNEAKGTKVIGADSLKDMVDKLKTPRKVMMLVKAGSAVDDFIQQLVPLLSPGDVIIDGGNSEYQDTSRRCDELAKLGLLFVGSGVSGGEEGARHGPSLMPGGHAAAWPLIQPIFQAICAKADGEPCCEWVGDGGAGHFVKMVHNGIEYGDMQLICEAYHILQTLGLTPPQMSDVFGKWNEGELDSFLIEITRDILKYKDQKGYLLERIRDTAGQKGTGKWTAIAALQYGVPVTLIGEAVFSRCLSALKDERVHANGVLKGPGCKPRLADANKFLNDIKNALYCAKIVSYAQGFMLMREAARENKWRLNYGGIALMWRGGCIIRSVFLGNIKDAYTRQPTLSNLLLDDFFKRAIEQGQESWRQVVANAFCWGIPVPALSTALSFYDGYRTAKLPANLLQAQRDYFGAHTYELLGDEGKFHHTNWTGTGGNVSASTYQA; this is translated from the exons atgagCGG AAAAGCTGATATTGCGCTCATTGGATTGGCCGTAATGGGCCAAAATCTGATATTGAATATGGACGAGAAGGGCTTTGTGGTGTGTGCATATAATCGCACTGTGTCGAAGGTCACTGAATTTCTAAACAACGAGGCGAAAGGCACCAAAGTGATTGGTGCTGACTCATTGAAGGACATGGTCGACAAACTGAAAACGCCACGCAAAGTCATGATGCTAGTCAAGG ctggcAGCGCCGTGGACGATTTCATACAGCAGCTGGTGCCTTTACTCTCACCTGGTGACGTTATCATCGATGGCGGTAACTCCGAGTATCAGGATACATCGCGTCGCTGCGATGAATTGGCCAAACTCGGCCTGCTCTTTGTGGGCTCCGGTGTCAGCGGTGGCGAGGAGGGCGCACGTCACGGTCCATCCCTAATGCCCGGCGGACATGCCGCCGCCTGGCCACTGATTCAACCCATCTTCCAGGCGATCTGCGCCAAGGCCGATGGTGAACCCTGCTGTGAATGGGTGGGCGATGGTGGTGCTGGACACTTTGTGAAGATGGTGCACAATGGCATCGAGTACGGCGACATGCAACTGATCTGTGAGGCATACCACATCCTGCAAACTTTGGGCTTGACACCTCCCCAAATGTCCGACGTGTTTGGCAAGTGGAATGAGGGTGAACTTGATTCGTTCCTCATTGAGATCACACGCGATATTCTGAAGTATAAGGATCAGAAGGGTTATCTCTTGGAGCGCATTCGCGACACAGCCGGACAGAAGGGCACCGGCAAGTGGACAGCAATTGCTGCCCTCCAGTACGGTGTGCCCGTCACGCTCATTGGCGAGGCCGTCTTCTCGCGTTGTCTGTCCGCCCTCAAGGATGAGCGTGTGCATGCGAATGGCGTGCTCAAGGGCCCCGGTTGCAAGCCCCGTCTCGCCGATGCCAACAAGTTCCTCAACGATATTAAGAACGCCTTGTACTGTGCCAAGATCGTCAGCTATGCCCAAGGATTTATGCTGATGCGTGAGGCGGCGCGTGAGAATAAGTGGCGCCTGAATTACGGTGGCATCGCGTTGATGTGGCGCGGCGGTTGCATCATTCGCAGTGTCTTCTTGGGCAACATTAAGGATGCCTACACACGCCAGCCGACGCTCTCAAATCTGCTGCTCGATGACTTCTTTAAGCGTGCCATCGAACAGGGTCAGGAGTCGTGGCGTCAAGTGGTCGCCAATGCCTTCTGCTGGGGCATTCCGGTGCCCGCTCTGTCCACCGCCTTGAGTTTCTACGATGGCTATCGCACTGCCAAATTGCCGGCGAATCTGTTGCAGGCGCAACGCGATTACTTTGGAGCTCACACCTACGAACTGTTGGGCGATGAGGGCAAATTCCATCATACCAACTGGACGGGCACCGGTGGCAATGTCTCTGCGAGCACCTATCAGGCCTAG